Proteins from one Neodiprion fabricii isolate iyNeoFabr1 chromosome 5, iyNeoFabr1.1, whole genome shotgun sequence genomic window:
- the LOC124182362 gene encoding uncharacterized protein LOC124182362 → MSSQKGNAARSRPQKYQNRHAFKNNLHDTSHKTKFINGIDVANVCERCKQIIEWKIKYKKYKPLKAPSKCVKCEQKTVKHAYHIMCGPCAKKNEVCPKCGIKSELIPGKPTVQEQLKLDTELQVMLKALPERKRRTFIRYMNRKGKPQGANNESSKSEERMAEEQLENVAEQPRTREELLEKLKSLKLSNNEEDEMSDFEDEELSSEDDLMIKKKKNDSIFK, encoded by the exons ATGAGTTCACAAAAAGGCAACGCGGCGCGTTCCAGGCCACAAAAGTACCAGAACAGGCATGCTTTCAAAAACAATCTTCACGACACTAGTCACAAAACCAAGTTTATTAATGGTATAGATGTGGCGAATGTGTGCGAACGCTGCAAACAAATAATCGAATGGAAGATTAAATACAAAAAGTACAAGCCTCTAAAGGCACCGTCCAAATGTGTGAAATGTGAGCAGAAAACTGTCAAACATGCTTATCACATAATGTGCGGCCCTTGCgcgaaaaaaaacgaagtttGTCCAAAATGCGGAATCAAGAGTGAACTTATTCCTGGTAAACCAACAGTTCAAGAACAACTCAAATTGGACACCGAGTTACAAGTTATGCTGAAAGCACTGCCCGAACGGAAAAGGAGAACGTTTATTCGCTACATGAATCGAAAAG GTAAACCACAAGGAGCCAACAATGAATCATCAAAATCGGAAGAAAGGATGGCAGAAGAACAGTTGGAAAATGTTGCAGAGCAGCCTAGAACTCGAGAagaattacttgaaaaattaaaatcgctAAAACTTTCGAACAATGAAGAGGATGAGATGAGTGATTTTGAAGACGAAGAACTGAGTTCGGAAGATGAtttaatgattaaaaaaaaaaaaaatgattcgatATTTAAGTAA